The DNA sequence CGGAAGCGGGCCGCGACCAGGTCGGCGCCGTCGTGACCGTCGAGGTCGGCCAGCGCCCGCGCGACCTCCGCCCCGGCGGTGGGGAGCGCCTGCAGCACCCGGCGCCACGGCCACAGGGGCGGGGCGCCGGGGTCGTCGACGCAGCGGCCCCAGACGGCGCCGGCGTCCACGACGGTCTCGACCAGCCGGGTCTTGCCGATCCCGGCCGGCCCGCCGACGAGCACCAGCGCGCCGGTGCCGCCGGCCGCCGCCGCGAGCCGCGCCCGCAGCTCCGCCACGGCACCGGACCGGCCGACGAACGGTTCGCTGCGCGTCACCCGAGCAGTATCCCCTGCGTGCCCGGTTTCAGTGCCGTGCTCCGTACTGGCACTGATGTCCGGTCGCCGGTTCCGGCCGAGAGTCGTCCTCACACGATGACCAGCGGAAAGGAACCGCCATGTACGCCACCGTCCACCAGTTCCGAGGCCCGCTCGGGGAGCTGCTCCCGGGCTCGCTCGGCACCTGCGCGTTCACCCAGGTCGGCGGCCTGAACGGCGCCGTCGTCGCCTTCTGGCCCGACGCCGCGGCCGCCGCGGCCGCCCGGCAGCCGGCCGGGACGACCTGGCTCGACACCGGCGTCTACGAGGTCGCCGACGTCCGGACCACCACCGCCGAGCCGCGGTTCGCCCAGCTCAGCTGGTTCGACGGCCCGCGCACCGCCGACCAGGCGGCCGCCGAGCGGCGGGCGAGCACCGAGCGGATCTGGCCGGCGATCCGGGACATCGAGGGCCTCGGACCGTCCTACGTCCTGACGGCGGCGGACCGCGCGACGGTCATCGTCGGCTTCGCCGCGTCGATCGAGACGATCGAGGCGACGCAGCGGGCGGTCATGAGCACCGAGCTGCTGCCCGGTGAGGACCCCGCGCTGCTGCCCGGCCCGGACCGGATCGACCTGCACCGCGTGCTGCGCGCGGACCTGCCGGAACCGGCGGCCGCGCGATGACCCGGCCCACCGCGCCCGCGTTGCGCACCGGCACCTGGACCGTCCTGAGTGGACGGACGACGGCGACCTTCGAGGTCCGCAACTTCGGGTTCAACCGCGTCCGCGGCACGATCCCGGTCACCGCGGGCACCGTCGAGGTGACCGGCGGCGAGGTGACGGCGATCGCGGCCACGCTCGACCTCGGCGCCCTCGACACGGAGAACCCGCGTCGCGACGCCGACCTGCGGAAGCCGAAGCTCCTGGACAGCGCCACCCACCCCGAGCTGGTTTTCGAGGCCGCCCGGATCTGGCGGCACGAGGGCTGGGAAGTCACCGGCGAGCTGCGGCTGCGCGGGACGTCCTGCCCGCTGACGCTCACGGTCGAGCCGCCCACCGGCGAAGGGCACGTCCGGGCGACGGGAACGCTGGACCGGGCGCCGCTCGGCGTGCGCGCGCCGCGGCCGATGATCGGCCGGTACGTGCGGATCGTCGTCGACGCCTGGCTGGCGCCGCCTAGCTGAGGTCCTTCGGGAGCAGGACGGTCGCCGGGTCGGTCGCGTCCGGTCCGGCGACGGCCTTGGGGCGGCGGTCGCGGAAGAGCCAGCCGCCGAGGATGCCGCCGACGAAGCCGAACATGTGGCCCTGCCAGCTGACCTGCTCGTCCGACGGCAGCAGCGACGAGAACTGGTAGGCGAAGCACAACGCCATCACCAGCCCGAGCACGATGTCGATCGGGTGCCGGTCGAACAGGCCGCGCACGATGATGTAGCCGAAGTAGCCGAACACCAGGCCGCTGGCGCCGGCGGTGACCGCGGTCGACGGCGAGATGAACCAGACGCCGAGGCCGCTCGCGATGATGATCAGCACGCTCACGCCGAGCCACTTCTTCACGCCGCGGTAGGCGGCGAGGAAGCCGAAGACGAACAGCGGGCCGGAGTTGGCCTCGATGTGGTCCCAGCTGAAGTGGAAGAACGGCGCGCTGAAGATCTCCGGTAGCGACGCGGGATCGCGCGCTTCGATGCCGAACTCCCGGCTCAGGCCGTTGCTGTCGAGGGAGTTGACGATCTGCAGCAGCCACATCACGGCCAGCAGGCCCACCATCACCCACAAGGCCCGCTTGGCTTCGGCGATCATGGCCTCGGCGCTGCTCTGCGGTGTGCCCTCGCTGGTCGTGCTCACTTCGTCCCCCATTCTCGGCTGCGCTGGCCGAAGAATAGCCGGGTCACGGCCCGGATCCGGCATTCCGGACCGAGCCGTGACTTCGGCTGTGGCGCTCAGGCCGGGCGCAGCCGCCACAACGACGTGACCTCCGCCGCGCGGGCCCGGTGCAGCGGGTCACCGGCGTCGGCGACGCGGGGGTGCCCGGGAGCCGTGTCCGTCCGGCCGGCGACTTCGAGGCCCGCCGCGTCGATCCGGCCGAGCAGCTCGTCGCGGGTGCGCAGGCCGAGGTGTTCGGCCAGGTCGGACAGCACGAGCCAGGCCTCCCCGGCCGGCGTCAGGTGGCGGCGCAGCCGGTCGAGGAAGCCGCGCAGCATCCGGCTGCCCGGGTCGTACACGGCGTGGTCGAGTGACGTCCGCGGCCGGCCCGGCAGCCACGGCGGGTTGCACACCACCAGCCCCGCCCGGCCGGGTGGGAACAGATCCGCGCGCACGACCTCGGTGCGCGCGGCGAACCCCAGCCGGGCCAGGTTTTCCGTCGCGCACACGACGGCGCGGGGGTCGGCGTCCGTCGCGATCACCCGCGTGACCCCGCGCCGGGCGAGCACGGCGGCGAGCACGCCGGTCCCGGTGCCGACGTCGAACGCGAGCTCCGTGGCGGGCAACGGCGTTTCCGCGACCAGCCGGACGTACTCCTGGCGCACCGGCGCGAAAACGCCGTAGTGCGGGTGGATCCGGGCGCCGAGGGCGGGCACGGCGATCCCGCTCCGGCGCCATCCGGCCGCGCCGAGGACGCCGAGCAGCTCCCGCAGCGGCACCGCGGCCGCGACGTCGAGCGGGCCGTAGACGCCGGTGCACGCCTCCCGGACGTCCGGCGCCCGGCGGAGCGGGACGACGTGCCCGGGGTCCAGGGGCACGTACAACAGCGAGAGCAGCCGCGCCCGGTGCCCGCGGTGCGCCCGGTAGGCCGCGTGGCCGCCGGACGGCGGGGGCGGGAGCCGCCGGGACACGGCGTCGAGGAGCTGCCGCGCGGCCGGATAGCCGCCGCGCCAGAGCAGCGCGTCGCCGGCGGACAGGGCGCGTAGCGCCGCGTCGGCCGAGAGCCCTTCGTCGGCGGGGACGGCAGGGACGGCAGGGACGGCAGGGACGGCGCGGTGTGAAGGCGGTGAAAAGAGCATGCGGGCGGGTTCGCCGGGCATGACGAGGTGAGACACGGATTTCCGTTCTGCTGCGGCCGCGCGCGTGGCGGTGTGCCCGCGCGCGGCGCGGGGTGAGAGGGGGTTCGGGACTGCCGGAGCAGCCGGACCTAGCTCAAGACAGCAGCATGAACGGGGGTCGTCACCGGGCGAGCCTAGTGCCGGAACCCACCGGATCCG is a window from the Amycolatopsis sp. NBC_00355 genome containing:
- a CDS encoding YceI family protein, with product MTRPTAPALRTGTWTVLSGRTTATFEVRNFGFNRVRGTIPVTAGTVEVTGGEVTAIAATLDLGALDTENPRRDADLRKPKLLDSATHPELVFEAARIWRHEGWEVTGELRLRGTSCPLTLTVEPPTGEGHVRATGTLDRAPLGVRAPRPMIGRYVRIVVDAWLAPPS
- a CDS encoding rhomboid family intramembrane serine protease codes for the protein MIAEAKRALWVMVGLLAVMWLLQIVNSLDSNGLSREFGIEARDPASLPEIFSAPFFHFSWDHIEANSGPLFVFGFLAAYRGVKKWLGVSVLIIIASGLGVWFISPSTAVTAGASGLVFGYFGYIIVRGLFDRHPIDIVLGLVMALCFAYQFSSLLPSDEQVSWQGHMFGFVGGILGGWLFRDRRPKAVAGPDATDPATVLLPKDLS
- a CDS encoding methyltransferase, which gives rise to MLFSPPSHRAVPAVPAVPAVPADEGLSADAALRALSAGDALLWRGGYPAARQLLDAVSRRLPPPPSGGHAAYRAHRGHRARLLSLLYVPLDPGHVVPLRRAPDVREACTGVYGPLDVAAAVPLRELLGVLGAAGWRRSGIAVPALGARIHPHYGVFAPVRQEYVRLVAETPLPATELAFDVGTGTGVLAAVLARRGVTRVIATDADPRAVVCATENLARLGFAARTEVVRADLFPPGRAGLVVCNPPWLPGRPRTSLDHAVYDPGSRMLRGFLDRLRRHLTPAGEAWLVLSDLAEHLGLRTRDELLGRIDAAGLEVAGRTDTAPGHPRVADAGDPLHRARAAEVTSLWRLRPA